Proteins from a single region of Dehalococcoidia bacterium:
- a CDS encoding redoxin domain-containing protein, with the protein MNIPDINLLDLERKPVNLKSFEGKKTVIAFFPGAFTGGCTEELCTFQSDLKEFEDLGVQIVGISVDTPFALTGWSQANNISFPLLSDYKKECIKLFDVEFEGLAGMDGYISSNRAVFIADSSGEITYKWVAENPGVLPDFGEIKNNL; encoded by the coding sequence GTGAATATCCCTGATATTAACTTGTTAGATCTTGAAAGAAAACCTGTAAATCTAAAATCATTTGAAGGGAAAAAAACAGTTATTGCATTTTTTCCTGGAGCTTTTACTGGAGGATGTACAGAAGAATTGTGTACATTCCAATCAGACCTAAAGGAATTTGAAGATTTAGGTGTCCAAATAGTAGGAATTTCTGTAGATACTCCTTTCGCATTGACTGGTTGGTCTCAAGCAAATAATATTTCATTTCCCCTTCTAAGTGATTACAAAAAAGAATGTATAAAATTATTTGATGTTGAGTTTGAAGGTCTAGCTGGAATGGATGGGTATATTTCCTCTAATAGAGCAGTATTTATTGCAGATTCTTCAGGTGAAATTACCTATAAATGGGTTGCAGAAAACCCAGGAGTACTTCCAGATTTTGGTGAAATAAAGAATAATCTCTAA
- a CDS encoding alpha/beta hydrolase, with protein sequence MPEYTFNSTSTNINYFHNDIKSEKAIFLIPGGWSSWRGWSDYLQDSDHSKQYSIYAIDPPGRGKSGDLDNFNMDNLVQPMVELIEFINSKNSYVIGHSYGALMACEIGMKMGTKLKSILAEDPGWSFTYEDLDVKEWGNVPNILSQKPNWKNSLDAVYELNGPDKEKWNINLILWALNAYESSDNSFNLLNKESTNQDYIRICKNLNIKTYIARANPEKGGMIPDQVMDEVKDLNPLIEFHEFDTGHGIRSEKPEDYHLLIDKMLNY encoded by the coding sequence ATGCCTGAATATACATTTAATTCTACAAGTACCAATATCAATTACTTTCATAATGATATTAAATCTGAAAAAGCTATTTTTCTTATACCCGGAGGATGGAGTAGTTGGAGAGGTTGGTCAGATTATTTACAAGATTCTGATCATAGTAAACAATATTCTATCTATGCCATTGACCCTCCTGGTAGAGGGAAAAGTGGAGATTTAGATAATTTTAATATGGATAATCTTGTTCAACCTATGGTTGAACTTATAGAATTTATTAATTCAAAAAATTCATATGTTATTGGACATTCTTATGGGGCACTTATGGCTTGTGAAATAGGAATGAAAATGGGAACTAAACTTAAATCAATACTAGCTGAAGATCCTGGTTGGAGTTTTACATATGAAGATTTAGATGTAAAGGAATGGGGTAATGTTCCCAATATTTTAAGTCAAAAGCCTAATTGGAAAAATTCCCTAGACGCAGTTTATGAATTAAATGGACCAGATAAAGAGAAGTGGAATATAAATTTAATTTTGTGGGCCCTAAATGCTTATGAATCTTCAGATAATAGTTTCAATCTTTTGAATAAAGAATCAACTAATCAAGATTACATAAGAATTTGTAAAAACCTTAATATAAAAACGTATATTGCCAGAGCAAACCCAGAAAAAGGAGGAATGATACCTGATCAAGTTATGGATGAAGTCAAGGATCTTAATCCATTGATTGAATTTCATGAATTTGATACAGGCCATGGAATAAGAAGTGAAAAACCTGAAGATTATCATTTACTTATAGATAAAATGCTAAATTACTAA
- a CDS encoding aldo/keto reductase, with the protein MTKLALGTVQFGMDYGINSGIKVEQNEVLKIVNLARKSGITLIDTAQLYGSSEKVLGNVNTVDFDIVTKSRAFEQDIINENEANLVINDLDHSLKLLKQKSLYAFLVHHGEDLLKPGGEMIFNKLQILKEQGLVKKIGFSAYIDNQLIKIIERFDIDIIQLPMNILDNRLINNGLLNKLYSRGIEIHTRSVFLQGLLLMDMDKRPKYFDRWSNLWKFWYEWLTDNKLSPLEASIRYMISKPEISRVLVGVDNKEQLKNIINASDGNVPTIPEELKTDDPDLLNPGNWVIK; encoded by the coding sequence ATGACAAAACTAGCTCTAGGGACAGTTCAATTTGGCATGGATTATGGTATTAATTCTGGTATAAAAGTTGAGCAAAATGAAGTGCTTAAAATTGTAAATTTAGCTCGTAAAAGTGGAATAACTTTAATTGACACAGCTCAACTTTATGGGTCTAGCGAAAAAGTATTAGGGAATGTAAATACTGTAGATTTTGATATTGTGACTAAAAGTCGAGCCTTCGAACAAGACATTATTAATGAAAATGAAGCGAATTTAGTAATTAATGACTTAGACCACTCTTTAAAATTACTAAAACAAAAATCACTTTATGCATTTTTAGTCCATCATGGTGAAGACCTATTGAAACCAGGTGGAGAAATGATTTTCAATAAACTTCAAATACTAAAAGAACAAGGTTTAGTAAAAAAAATTGGTTTTTCAGCTTACATTGATAATCAACTAATAAAGATAATTGAAAGATTTGACATAGACATTATTCAATTACCAATGAATATCTTAGATAACCGTTTAATTAATAATGGATTATTAAATAAATTATATTCTCGAGGAATTGAAATTCACACTCGTTCTGTTTTTTTACAAGGTCTATTATTAATGGATATGGATAAAAGACCAAAATATTTTGATAGATGGAGTAACTTGTGGAAATTTTGGTATGAATGGCTTACTGATAATAAATTGTCACCCCTAGAAGCATCTATTAGATATATGATTTCTAAACCAGAAATATCTAGAGTATTAGTAGGCGTTGATAACAAAGAACAGCTAAAAAATATCATTAATGCTAGTGATGGTAATGTTCCAACTATTCCAGAAGAATTGAAGACAGATGATCCAGACTTATTAAATCCAGGAAATTGGGTTATTAAATAA
- a CDS encoding metallophosphoesterase: protein MSILLITDTQLGMALKNIKFGRWTKKALDWKKDLDPSEKEIENLNKFIQFSNKHNPDFIIHTGDIINEIDKPSDLSNYKSLVNKVEHKINHVPGNHDVGIDSDNLSVEGLNFYSKNFGKDFYNLQWNDFQLFFLNSSKFINYENKEFYKDQIDFIKQTLKGFSSSQRIIIFMHHPPYINPKDILPSHEELIYSKDLSYWIFEESINKEFFELFKNHKLEYIFTGHLHINLETSYYETKIITTSALGLPLGADPSGYRILDYKEGKLSYKFYPI from the coding sequence ATGTCTATTTTACTAATAACAGATACTCAGCTTGGAATGGCACTTAAGAATATCAAATTTGGAAGATGGACTAAAAAAGCGCTAGATTGGAAAAAAGATCTAGATCCATCAGAAAAAGAAATTGAAAACTTAAATAAATTCATTCAATTTTCAAATAAACATAATCCAGATTTCATTATTCATACTGGTGACATCATTAACGAAATTGATAAACCTAGCGACCTTTCTAACTACAAATCATTAGTAAATAAAGTTGAACATAAAATTAATCATGTTCCTGGTAATCATGATGTTGGAATTGATTCTGACAACTTATCAGTAGAAGGATTAAATTTTTACTCTAAAAATTTTGGAAAAGATTTCTATAATTTGCAATGGAATGATTTTCAGCTATTTTTTTTGAATAGTTCGAAGTTTATTAATTATGAAAATAAAGAATTTTATAAAGATCAAATAGATTTTATAAAGCAAACCCTTAAGGGATTTTCCTCAAGTCAAAGAATTATAATATTTATGCATCACCCTCCCTATATTAATCCAAAAGATATACTTCCCTCTCATGAAGAACTTATATATAGTAAAGATCTATCATATTGGATATTTGAAGAAAGTATTAATAAAGAATTCTTTGAATTATTTAAGAATCATAAGCTTGAGTATATTTTCACAGGTCATTTACATATTAATTTAGAAACTTCTTATTACGAAACTAAAATCATTACTACTTCTGCACTAGGTTTGCCTTTAGGAGCAGACCCTTCAGGTTATAGAATTCTAGATTACAAAGAAGGTAAATTATCTTATAAATTTTATCCTATATGA